In one Zobellia galactanivorans genomic region, the following are encoded:
- a CDS encoding OmpA family protein: MKKILFSIAVLTASLGAAQDLPTNPEPGKCYVRCTTPDVYVNETVTVTIKPGYKVLKTIPATYKTVTERVLVKEESKKLRIIPEEWGTEKVTYVSKEGGNTLSISPASFGTASETIEVKPAYAQWELGAAAPDCDSGNPDDCRYWCYKGYPAEFQTIETATLVRDASASKTPVPEKNASYTKRVLISPAKVVEEVVPAVYDEITRTVLDKDAYTVEEVVPPVTKTYTKEVLKEKGGLTTWKEVECSLVTYQALPINWNLGSATLTAQAKSIIDARLLPVLAKNPGVKVELASHTDAQGSASSNQDLSERRAQAVAQYLISKGINSSLLVANGYGETKPKNRCKDGVSCTSREHAVNRRTEFRLINN; encoded by the coding sequence ATGAAAAAGATTCTTTTTTCTATTGCCGTATTGACGGCATCATTGGGTGCGGCACAAGATTTGCCCACCAATCCTGAACCCGGAAAGTGTTATGTACGATGTACCACCCCGGACGTTTATGTAAACGAAACCGTTACGGTTACGATAAAGCCCGGTTACAAGGTATTAAAGACGATTCCCGCAACCTACAAAACCGTTACCGAGCGTGTTTTGGTCAAGGAAGAGAGTAAAAAACTCCGCATTATTCCCGAAGAGTGGGGCACTGAAAAGGTGACCTATGTTTCCAAGGAAGGCGGTAATACCTTGAGTATAAGTCCGGCCAGTTTTGGCACGGCCTCTGAAACGATCGAAGTGAAGCCTGCCTATGCACAATGGGAATTAGGGGCGGCGGCTCCTGATTGTGATTCCGGCAACCCTGACGATTGTAGGTATTGGTGTTACAAAGGATACCCTGCGGAATTTCAGACTATTGAAACGGCTACCTTGGTCCGTGATGCCAGTGCATCAAAGACTCCGGTTCCCGAAAAAAACGCAAGCTACACTAAAAGGGTCCTTATTTCTCCGGCCAAGGTGGTAGAAGAAGTTGTTCCTGCGGTTTATGACGAAATTACCCGAACGGTCTTGGATAAAGATGCCTATACCGTTGAGGAAGTTGTGCCGCCCGTAACCAAGACTTACACCAAAGAGGTGTTGAAAGAAAAAGGAGGGTTAACGACTTGGAAAGAAGTAGAGTGTTCCTTGGTTACCTATCAAGCCCTTCCTATCAATTGGAATTTAGGCAGTGCTACTTTGACCGCTCAGGCCAAAAGCATTATCGATGCCCGTTTATTGCCCGTGTTGGCCAAGAATCCCGGGGTTAAAGTAGAATTGGCCTCACATACCGATGCCCAGGGCAGTGCATCTTCAAACCAGGATCTATCGGAACGAAGGGCGCAGGCCGTGGCCCAGTATTTGATTTCCAAAGGCATCAATTCAAGTCTTTTGGTCGCTAACGGCTATGGGGAAACAAAACCTAAGAACCGTTGTAAGGATGGGGTTTCTTGTACCTCTAGGGAGCATGCGGTAAATAGAAGGACCGAATTTAGGTTGATCAATAACTAA
- a CDS encoding PLP-dependent cysteine synthase family protein, producing the protein MENKIKAYNSILELVGNTPLVKLNRITKGFTGNFYAKVEAFNPGHSSKDRIAMHIIEEAERKGILTEGSTIIETTSGNTGFSIAMVSIIKGYKCILAVSSKSSKDKIDMLRSMGATVYVCPAHVSADDPRSYYEVAKRLHRETSGSIYINQYFNELNMHAHYESTGPEIWEQTGGQITHFVACSGTGGTISGTAKYLKEQNPDVKVIGVDAFGSVLKKYHETREFDVNEIYPYRIEGLGKNLIPSATDFDVIDKFIKVTDSESAHTAREIAKTEGIFAGYTSGAVMQALKQLNEENEFGPDDNVVVIFPDHGSRYMSKVYSDQWMEDQGFFDTKEVGEIQKVQYIKE; encoded by the coding sequence ATGGAAAACAAAATCAAGGCTTACAACAGTATCCTAGAACTTGTAGGAAACACACCGCTAGTAAAGTTAAACAGAATAACAAAAGGCTTCACAGGTAACTTTTACGCCAAGGTAGAAGCTTTCAACCCGGGCCACTCTTCCAAAGATCGCATAGCGATGCATATTATAGAAGAGGCAGAGCGCAAGGGCATTTTAACCGAAGGGAGCACCATCATTGAGACCACATCGGGCAATACGGGTTTTAGTATTGCGATGGTGAGCATCATCAAAGGTTACAAATGTATTTTGGCGGTAAGTTCAAAATCATCAAAAGATAAAATCGATATGTTGCGTTCAATGGGCGCAACGGTCTATGTTTGTCCCGCACACGTGAGCGCAGACGACCCCCGTTCGTATTACGAGGTGGCGAAACGCTTGCACAGGGAAACCAGTGGGTCGATTTATATCAATCAATATTTTAACGAGCTTAATATGCATGCCCACTACGAAAGTACGGGGCCTGAAATATGGGAGCAGACCGGAGGTCAGATTACCCATTTTGTGGCTTGTAGCGGAACAGGGGGCACCATTTCCGGTACTGCAAAGTACCTGAAGGAGCAAAATCCCGACGTTAAGGTTATCGGTGTCGATGCCTTTGGTTCCGTATTAAAAAAATACCATGAAACCCGAGAGTTCGATGTCAACGAAATCTATCCGTACCGTATAGAGGGCTTAGGTAAGAACCTGATTCCTTCCGCAACGGATTTTGATGTGATCGATAAATTTATAAAGGTTACCGATTCGGAAAGTGCGCATACCGCACGTGAAATCGCCAAGACCGAAGGTATTTTTGCCGGCTATACCAGTGGAGCTGTCATGCAGGCCCTTAAACAATTGAACGAAGAAAACGAATTTGGACCAGATGATAACGTTGTCGTTATTTTTCCCGACCATGGCTCACGATATATGAGTAAAGTGTATAGTGACCAATGGATGGAAGACCAAGGTTTTTTCGACACCAAGGAAGTTGGCGAAATTCAAAAAGTACAATATATTAAAGAATAA
- a CDS encoding YbaB/EbfC family nucleoid-associated protein, giving the protein MFGDMMGMMGKLKETQQKVEETKKRLDTVSLEESSADGLVKVTITANREVKQIQIDDSLLEDKEQLEDFLILTLNKAITKATQVNEAELAAVAKEGMPNIPGMDSLFK; this is encoded by the coding sequence ATGTTCGGAGATATGATGGGTATGATGGGGAAACTCAAGGAAACCCAACAAAAAGTAGAAGAAACCAAAAAACGCCTTGACACGGTGAGCCTAGAAGAGTCTTCCGCAGATGGTTTGGTCAAGGTGACAATTACGGCCAATAGGGAGGTAAAACAGATTCAAATCGACGATAGTCTTCTCGAAGACAAAGAGCAACTGGAGGACTTTCTGATCCTGACCCTTAACAAGGCCATAACAAAGGCTACACAGGTCAACGAAGCGGAACTTGCCGCCGTAGCAAAAGAAGGTATGCCCAATATTCCGGGGATGGACTCGTTATTTAAATAA
- a CDS encoding circularly permuted type 2 ATP-grasp protein yields the protein MVNLENQIFSSYKRNPVLFDEIFDKKGQVKDVYSKLFNLYGEHSIKDYVNLNEKAKSSFFNQGITFQVYDKKKTEEKIFPFDLFPRIIPPEEWNIIESGAIQRSRALNLFLWDIYHDKKIIKQGIVPMELISSSANYLDQMNKVDPPGGIYNHISGTDIIKHTDGQYYVLEDNIRCPSGVSYVICNRTALKRALFGVFNHYKTYSVTNYAENLLDLLETVKPKGVDVPNVVVITPGMFNSAFYEHSYLAKTMGVELVEGRDLFVENDFVYMKTIQGPQKVDVIYRRIDDAFIDPLEFKPDSSLGVPGLFAAYKKGNVTLANAPGTGVADDKAVYTYMPEIIRYYLNEEPILNNVHTYHCSRPKELKYVLEHIENLVIKPVDEAGGYGISIGNRLSKKEIEVVKAEILLNPRKYVAQPIMSLSVHPTYIDKTESFEQRHVDLRTFTVLGKDKEFVLKGGLTRVALKRGNLIVNSSQGGGSKDTWVLKT from the coding sequence ATGGTAAATCTCGAAAATCAGATTTTTTCTTCCTACAAAAGAAACCCTGTCCTGTTTGATGAAATCTTTGATAAAAAAGGGCAAGTGAAGGATGTCTACTCCAAACTGTTCAACCTCTATGGAGAGCATTCCATAAAGGATTATGTCAATCTAAATGAAAAGGCAAAATCATCATTCTTTAACCAGGGCATCACGTTTCAGGTATATGATAAAAAGAAAACAGAGGAAAAAATTTTTCCTTTTGACCTTTTCCCACGAATAATCCCTCCCGAAGAATGGAACATTATCGAATCGGGAGCCATACAGCGAAGCAGGGCGCTAAACCTGTTTCTATGGGATATTTACCATGACAAAAAAATAATAAAACAGGGTATAGTCCCCATGGAGTTGATAAGCTCGTCCGCCAACTACTTGGATCAAATGAATAAGGTCGACCCGCCTGGTGGAATCTATAACCATATTTCCGGCACCGATATCATTAAACATACCGATGGACAATATTACGTGCTTGAAGACAATATAAGATGTCCAAGTGGGGTAAGTTATGTTATCTGTAACCGCACCGCCCTAAAGCGGGCCCTCTTTGGAGTTTTTAATCATTACAAAACCTATTCGGTTACCAATTACGCCGAAAATCTCTTGGACTTGCTTGAAACGGTTAAGCCAAAAGGTGTAGACGTCCCTAATGTTGTGGTCATTACTCCAGGCATGTTCAACTCAGCCTTTTATGAGCATTCTTATTTGGCAAAAACCATGGGAGTTGAACTGGTAGAAGGCAGGGATTTATTTGTGGAAAACGACTTTGTTTATATGAAGACCATTCAAGGACCACAAAAAGTAGATGTAATATACCGAAGAATCGACGATGCCTTTATCGATCCATTAGAGTTCAAGCCTGATTCTTCCCTAGGCGTACCGGGCCTATTTGCCGCTTACAAAAAAGGCAATGTAACTTTGGCCAATGCCCCGGGGACCGGTGTTGCCGATGACAAGGCGGTATACACCTATATGCCTGAAATTATAAGGTATTACCTAAACGAAGAACCTATTCTCAACAATGTGCACACCTACCATTGCAGTAGACCCAAAGAATTAAAGTACGTTTTGGAACATATAGAAAACCTAGTTATAAAACCAGTGGACGAAGCCGGTGGTTATGGTATCTCTATTGGAAACCGACTTAGCAAAAAGGAAATAGAAGTCGTCAAGGCGGAAATTCTTTTAAATCCAAGAAAGTATGTAGCACAACCTATTATGTCTCTTTCGGTTCACCCTACTTATATCGATAAAACCGAATCTTTTGAACAACGGCATGTAGACTTAAGAACGTTTACGGTTTTGGGAAAGGACAAGGAATTCGTCCTGAAAGGAGGCTTGACCCGAGTAGCCTTAAAAAGGGGCAACTTGATCGTCAACTCATCACAGGGTGGGGGATCCAAAGACACTTGGGTTTTAAAAACTTAA
- a CDS encoding S9 family peptidase, translating to MNMSEAKAPIAKKIPFTLEKHGDVRVDNYYWLSDKENPEVIAHLKAEKQYYDSLTAHTKPFQELLFNEMKSRIKEDDASVPYKQNGYWYITRYETGKEYPIYSRKKGSLDASEEIMFDGNEMAKGHEYFSIGGIAISPNNKLAAFGVDTVSRRQYTIRIKNLETGEIYEDTIENTTGGSVWADDNKTLFYTKKDEVTLRSDKIMKHKFGTPAEEDVLVFHEKDDTFGTYVYKSKSKKYIYIGSYSTLTSEYQYLRSDDPDGELQMFSPRERGVEYSVSHYGSHFYILTNKDGATNFKLMKTDENATTSDRWEEFIPHREDVLLEDVDMFKDYYVISERSNGLNQIKINRWDGSDSYYLPFDSETYTAGVGRNPDFDTEILRYSYNSMTTPSSVIDFNMRTKEKEVKKEQEVLGGAFDKNNYKEKRIWATARDGVKIPMSIVYHKDTELNQETPVLQYAYGSYGHTIDPYFSTVRLSLLDRGFVYIVAHIRGGEYLGRPWYENGKLLKKKNTFTDFIDCSKYLLEQGYTSPQHLYAMGGSAGGLLMGAVINMAPGLYNGVIAAVPFVDVVTTMLDDSIPLTTGEYDEWGNPNDKTYYDYMKSYSPYDQVVAQEYPNLLVTTGLHDSQVQYFEPAKWVAKLREMKTDKNLLMMDINMDTGHGGASGRFESLREVAKEYAFFLDLEGKVTE from the coding sequence ATGAATATGAGTGAAGCAAAAGCACCGATAGCGAAAAAAATTCCGTTTACATTGGAAAAACATGGAGATGTCAGGGTAGATAACTACTATTGGCTGAGCGATAAGGAAAATCCGGAGGTGATTGCCCATCTTAAGGCCGAAAAGCAGTATTACGATTCCCTTACGGCCCACACCAAACCTTTTCAAGAACTTCTTTTTAACGAAATGAAATCCCGGATAAAGGAAGATGATGCTTCGGTTCCCTATAAGCAAAATGGATACTGGTATATCACTAGGTACGAGACGGGAAAGGAATATCCTATTTATTCGCGCAAGAAAGGTAGCCTTGATGCTTCTGAGGAAATCATGTTCGATGGAAACGAAATGGCAAAGGGGCACGAGTACTTTAGTATTGGTGGAATAGCCATTAGTCCTAATAACAAATTGGCCGCCTTTGGGGTTGACACCGTTTCTAGACGGCAATATACCATCCGCATAAAAAACCTTGAAACCGGTGAAATTTATGAGGATACCATAGAGAATACTACGGGAGGCTCGGTCTGGGCAGATGATAACAAGACTCTTTTTTACACCAAAAAAGACGAGGTTACCTTGAGGTCCGACAAAATTATGAAACACAAATTCGGTACCCCGGCTGAAGAAGATGTACTGGTGTTTCATGAAAAGGACGATACCTTCGGTACATACGTATACAAATCGAAATCTAAAAAATATATCTATATCGGTTCGTACAGCACCTTGACTTCGGAATATCAATACCTGCGTTCCGATGATCCCGATGGTGAGTTACAAATGTTCTCGCCCCGTGAACGAGGTGTGGAATACAGTGTTTCCCATTACGGATCCCATTTTTACATTTTGACCAATAAAGATGGCGCCACGAATTTCAAATTGATGAAAACCGATGAAAATGCGACCACTTCGGATCGTTGGGAAGAGTTTATTCCCCATCGCGAAGATGTTCTGCTGGAAGATGTCGATATGTTCAAGGACTACTATGTGATATCGGAACGATCAAACGGATTGAACCAAATCAAGATCAATAGATGGGACGGTTCCGATTCGTATTATCTACCTTTTGATAGTGAGACCTATACGGCAGGCGTAGGCAGGAATCCTGATTTCGATACTGAAATTTTGCGCTATTCCTATAATTCGATGACCACCCCCAGTTCGGTAATCGATTTTAATATGAGAACTAAAGAAAAAGAGGTCAAAAAGGAACAGGAAGTACTTGGGGGAGCATTTGACAAGAACAATTATAAGGAAAAACGCATTTGGGCCACGGCCCGCGACGGGGTAAAGATACCCATGTCGATCGTATACCATAAAGACACTGAACTCAACCAAGAGACCCCGGTATTACAATATGCCTATGGTTCGTACGGGCATACCATTGATCCTTATTTCTCTACGGTACGCCTTAGCCTTTTAGATCGGGGCTTTGTCTATATCGTGGCGCACATAAGGGGAGGGGAGTACCTAGGAAGGCCTTGGTACGAAAATGGCAAGTTGCTTAAGAAAAAAAACACCTTTACCGATTTTATCGATTGCTCAAAGTATCTCTTGGAACAAGGGTATACTTCCCCCCAGCATTTATATGCTATGGGTGGTTCTGCGGGAGGACTCCTAATGGGTGCCGTTATCAACATGGCGCCTGGCCTATATAACGGGGTAATTGCTGCAGTTCCCTTTGTCGATGTGGTCACCACCATGCTCGATGACTCCATACCGTTGACCACGGGTGAGTATGACGAATGGGGAAACCCGAACGACAAAACGTATTACGATTATATGAAGTCGTATTCGCCCTATGATCAGGTAGTCGCACAAGAATATCCGAATTTGTTGGTGACTACAGGGCTCCATGATTCACAGGTGCAATATTTTGAACCCGCAAAATGGGTGGCCAAGCTTAGGGAGATGAAGACCGATAAGAACCTATTGATGATGGACATTAATATGGATACCGGACACGGAGGAGCTTCCGGACGTTTTGAATCATTACGGGAAGTCGCCAAAGAATACGCCTTCTTTTTAGATTTGGAAGGTAAGGTTACAGAATAA
- a CDS encoding threonine aldolase family protein, translating into MQINLISDTVTKPTPEMLDAMMSAQVGDDVFKDDPTVNALEEKVAQMFGKEAALFFPSGTMANQTAIKLHTQPGEQLICDKYAHVYNYEGGGVSFNSGVSCRLIDGHRGMLTSDQVEAAINPPDFYHSPLTSLVCIENTTNKGGGACWDIKELKKIKEVCIEHNLSYHLDGARLWNAMVQKNESPLAYGELFDTISVCLSKGLGCPVGSVVVGSKAQMDQALRIRKIFGGGMRQAGYLAAAGIYALDHHVERLAEDHSKAREIGEELQGLSYIKRVEPIETNIIIFEIDENVLKADAFLGKLKENGVHIIGMGQGKLRIVTHLDYTDTMHDKFIDILRSL; encoded by the coding sequence ATGCAGATCAACCTAATCAGTGATACCGTAACCAAGCCCACCCCGGAAATGTTAGATGCCATGATGTCTGCCCAAGTGGGCGATGATGTGTTTAAAGACGATCCTACCGTGAACGCTCTTGAGGAAAAAGTGGCCCAAATGTTCGGGAAGGAAGCGGCCTTGTTTTTCCCATCGGGAACAATGGCCAATCAGACCGCTATAAAGCTACATACCCAACCGGGAGAACAGTTGATATGTGATAAATATGCCCATGTCTATAATTATGAAGGGGGAGGAGTCAGTTTTAATAGTGGAGTCTCGTGCCGGCTGATCGATGGACATAGGGGGATGCTTACCTCCGATCAAGTTGAAGCAGCGATTAATCCGCCGGATTTCTATCACAGTCCGCTGACCTCATTGGTGTGTATTGAAAATACGACCAACAAAGGAGGTGGAGCCTGCTGGGACATCAAGGAATTAAAAAAAATCAAGGAAGTCTGCATAGAACACAACTTGAGCTATCATTTAGACGGTGCCCGTTTATGGAATGCCATGGTACAGAAAAATGAAAGTCCTTTAGCTTATGGGGAATTATTTGATACCATTAGTGTCTGCCTGAGCAAGGGACTGGGCTGCCCGGTAGGTTCTGTCGTTGTAGGAAGCAAGGCGCAAATGGACCAAGCACTTCGTATTCGAAAGATCTTCGGAGGAGGCATGCGCCAGGCGGGGTATTTGGCCGCTGCGGGTATTTATGCGCTCGACCACCATGTGGAGCGACTGGCAGAAGATCATAGCAAGGCCCGTGAAATAGGAGAGGAGCTACAGGGCTTATCTTATATTAAGAGGGTTGAGCCCATTGAAACCAACATCATTATTTTTGAAATCGATGAAAATGTCCTCAAAGCGGATGCTTTTTTGGGAAAACTCAAGGAAAATGGGGTACATATTATAGGTATGGGACAAGGAAAACTTCGCATTGTCACCCATTTGGATTACACCGATACCATGCACGATAAATTCATCGATATTCTAAGAAGCCTTTAG
- a CDS encoding YegP family protein, translated as MKTSIIKTHFTDSKYKFSVSSLSGSTILNSIAYTNEDAMKKAMAQLQGMPVGRGNFERKTNHDGQFLFYLKDANGQILGHSLPYGSEAGMENGIKNLINSLNALKEEYDL; from the coding sequence ATGAAGACATCTATAATAAAGACCCATTTTACCGATAGCAAATACAAATTTTCAGTTAGTTCCCTTAGTGGAAGCACTATATTAAACAGTATAGCCTACACTAATGAAGATGCCATGAAAAAGGCTATGGCTCAACTGCAAGGTATGCCCGTTGGCCGTGGCAATTTTGAACGAAAAACAAACCACGATGGTCAGTTTCTGTTTTATTTAAAGGACGCGAACGGACAAATACTAGGGCATAGTCTACCCTACGGCTCGGAGGCCGGCATGGAGAACGGAATTAAAAACCTTATAAATTCCTTAAACGCCCTAAAAGAAGAATACGATCTATAA
- a CDS encoding aminotransferase class I/II-fold pyridoxal phosphate-dependent enzyme, with protein MRDLFDRILENKGPLGKWASQAEGYFVFPKLEGPISNRMKFQGKEVITWSINDYLGLANLPEVKKVDGEAATEFGAAYPMGARMMSGHTDFHEQLEKELAEFVDKQSAYLLNFGYQGMVSAIDALVSKDDIIVYDVDSHACIIDGVRLHMGKRFTFKHNDIESLEKNLERATKMAEHTGGGILVISEGVFGMRGEQGKLKEIIELKKKYTFRLFVDDAHGFGTLGATGAGTGQEQGVQDGIDVYFATFAKSMAGIGAFIAADKEIIDYLKYNLRSQMFAKSLPMIYVKGALKRLDMLRTMPELKAKLWENVNALQNGLKDRGFNIGSTNTCVTPVYLNGSIPEAMALVKDLRENYGIFCSIVVYPVIPKGLILLRMIPTATHTMQDIEETLEAFSAIRDRLENGTYKRLSAAVAAAMGE; from the coding sequence ATGCGAGATTTATTTGACAGAATTCTAGAGAACAAGGGTCCGTTAGGAAAATGGGCTTCACAGGCGGAGGGATATTTCGTTTTTCCTAAGTTGGAAGGTCCGATTTCCAACAGGATGAAATTTCAAGGAAAAGAGGTAATCACTTGGAGTATCAATGATTACTTGGGCTTGGCCAACCTTCCGGAAGTTAAAAAGGTAGACGGAGAAGCGGCTACAGAATTTGGAGCGGCCTACCCGATGGGGGCTAGAATGATGAGTGGTCATACCGACTTTCACGAGCAGCTTGAAAAAGAATTGGCCGAGTTTGTTGATAAACAATCCGCTTACTTATTGAATTTTGGTTACCAAGGAATGGTTTCTGCCATAGACGCCTTGGTTTCCAAGGATGATATCATCGTTTATGATGTTGATTCGCACGCCTGTATTATCGATGGCGTTCGTCTACACATGGGTAAACGATTTACCTTTAAACATAACGATATCGAGAGTCTTGAGAAAAACCTTGAGCGTGCCACAAAAATGGCCGAACATACCGGAGGTGGTATTTTGGTCATTTCCGAAGGTGTATTCGGAATGCGGGGCGAGCAAGGAAAACTCAAAGAGATTATCGAACTCAAGAAAAAATATACCTTCCGTTTGTTCGTTGATGATGCACATGGCTTTGGAACCTTAGGCGCTACTGGTGCCGGTACGGGTCAAGAACAAGGCGTACAAGACGGTATTGATGTCTATTTTGCCACTTTCGCCAAATCTATGGCGGGTATTGGGGCTTTCATCGCGGCCGATAAGGAAATTATCGATTATCTCAAGTACAACTTGAGGTCACAAATGTTCGCTAAGTCCTTGCCGATGATTTATGTAAAAGGGGCATTGAAGCGATTGGATATGCTACGCACCATGCCTGAGCTAAAGGCCAAGTTGTGGGAAAACGTAAACGCGCTTCAAAATGGATTAAAAGATAGGGGCTTCAACATAGGAAGCACGAATACATGTGTTACTCCGGTATACCTTAACGGTAGTATTCCAGAAGCGATGGCACTGGTTAAGGATTTACGTGAAAACTACGGAATTTTCTGTTCTATAGTGGTTTACCCTGTAATACCTAAAGGATTGATTCTATTGAGAATGATTCCTACCGCCACACATACCATGCAAGATATAGAAGAAACATTGGAAGCTTTTTCCGCGATTAGGGACCGTTTGGAAAACGGCACCTACAAAAGATTATCTGCAGCTGTTGCTGCGGCAATGGGAGAGTAA
- a CDS encoding thioredoxin family protein: protein MKFLLLFFLPLCLLGQTDTPAKEVDWLKNYDSAMHISKEENKNVLVYFTGSDWCPPCKMLKRDLFDTDEFYELSKNYVLLYIDIPRNRDLLSTEQWEHNQGLFKKLNKKGVFPLLTVLSPKGKVVNEYSGYGMTGEISYHLKFLEKNK from the coding sequence ATGAAATTCTTATTACTTTTCTTTCTGCCCCTTTGCCTGTTGGGCCAGACCGACACCCCTGCCAAGGAAGTCGATTGGCTAAAGAATTACGACAGTGCCATGCATATATCGAAAGAAGAAAATAAGAATGTTCTGGTGTATTTCACCGGAAGCGATTGGTGCCCTCCGTGCAAAATGCTAAAACGCGACCTTTTTGACACGGACGAGTTCTACGAACTATCAAAAAACTACGTGCTACTCTATATTGATATACCGCGGAATAGGGATTTATTGAGCACGGAACAATGGGAGCACAACCAAGGGCTATTTAAAAAACTGAACAAGAAAGGAGTCTTTCCCTTACTGACCGTACTAAGTCCTAAAGGAAAAGTTGTAAACGAATATTCCGGCTATGGTATGACGGGCGAAATAAGCTACCATCTGAAATTCTTAGAAAAAAACAAATAG
- a CDS encoding alpha-E domain-containing protein — MLARVANNLFWMGRYIERSEHIARYLRVNYFSSLDAPNQLSQSRQFVLRSMLNMIGDPIEDESIVHSEEKVLYKIGLDPNYPSSIINNVRSVRENANSARDLISTELYESINKFYHFISKYDPKVYTKNGLHDFTLNVTEMSAILRGKVRSTLMHDEIYAIIMMGANIERATQIIRIINAKSNDALKAQGSYGDKFKNSFEWTTLLKCTESYDMMRRYYKKTPSSISTLEFLILNPDCPRSIMNSLNQVFKHMQILDPNKKIDRDSTAFLVAKVKAEYEFKCIIEIEKDIQSVIDNTLDSLYEISQKMEEEFFSY, encoded by the coding sequence ATGCTAGCACGAGTCGCCAATAACCTTTTCTGGATGGGACGCTATATTGAACGTTCAGAGCACATTGCCCGGTATCTTCGGGTCAACTATTTTTCATCCCTGGATGCCCCTAACCAACTTTCGCAATCACGGCAATTCGTCTTACGTTCCATGCTCAATATGATAGGTGACCCCATAGAGGACGAATCCATCGTACACAGTGAAGAAAAAGTGCTGTATAAGATAGGGTTGGACCCGAATTATCCTTCTTCCATTATAAATAACGTGAGAAGCGTACGGGAAAATGCCAATAGTGCCCGAGACCTCATTTCCACTGAGCTATACGAATCTATCAATAAGTTTTACCACTTCATCTCAAAATACGACCCTAAGGTCTATACAAAAAATGGGCTTCACGACTTCACCCTTAACGTTACAGAGATGTCCGCTATATTGAGGGGAAAGGTAAGAAGTACGCTCATGCACGATGAGATTTACGCCATAATCATGATGGGCGCCAATATCGAGCGGGCCACACAAATTATACGTATCATCAATGCCAAGAGCAACGACGCACTAAAGGCACAGGGCAGCTATGGGGACAAATTTAAAAATAGTTTTGAGTGGACTACCCTTTTGAAATGTACGGAGTCTTATGATATGATGCGCCGGTACTACAAAAAAACCCCGAGCAGTATATCTACTTTGGAATTTTTGATCCTCAACCCCGATTGCCCCCGGTCAATTATGAACAGTTTAAACCAAGTGTTTAAACATATGCAAATTTTAGACCCCAATAAAAAAATAGATCGTGACTCTACAGCTTTTTTAGTTGCCAAGGTAAAGGCGGAATATGAGTTTAAATGTATAATAGAAATAGAAAAAGACATTCAATCGGTCATTGACAATACCTTGGACAGTCTTTATGAAATAAGTCAAAAAATGGAAGAAGAATTTTTTAGCTACTGA